Proteins encoded within one genomic window of Humulus lupulus chromosome 1, drHumLupu1.1, whole genome shotgun sequence:
- the LOC133816256 gene encoding uncharacterized protein LOC133816256 has product MIPLGDMMLSTRWLQSAPITIEGRECPIDLIELNIPYYDAMLGIDWLSKHGAKIDCQKKTMEFRPEEGGLFSFKGEVVAFRTPIISALEARNMMQHGCSAFLASMVDKSMETELKLENVHIICEFPEVFPEELPVLPPDREIKFMIELSPGTTPISKAPYQMAPTELKELKN; this is encoded by the coding sequence atgATACCGTTgggagacatgatgttgtcaactaggtggttacagtcTGCACCTATAACGATAGAGGGCAGGGAGTGTCCGATAGACCTTATAGAACTAAATATACCATACTATGATGCCATGCTTGGCAttgattggttatccaaacatggagcGAAAATTGACTGTCAGAAAAAGACTATGGAATTCAGACCGGAAGAAGGAGGGCTCTTTTCTTTTAAAGGAGAAGTAGTGGCTTTTCGTACACCCATAATATCGGCACTGGAAGCAcgaaatatgatgcaacatggctGTTCCGCATTTCTGGCTAGTATGGTGGATAAATCCATGGAGACAGAGTTGAAACTAGAGAATGTTCATATCATCTGTGAGTTTCCGGaagtgtttcccgaggaattaccagtATTACCCCCGGATAGAGAAATCAAATTCATGATCGAACTTTCACCAGGAACAACaccgatctctaaagcaccctatcaaATGGCACctacagagttgaaggaactcaagaaCTAG